The following are encoded in a window of Primulina eburnea isolate SZY01 chromosome 4, ASM2296580v1, whole genome shotgun sequence genomic DNA:
- the LOC140830285 gene encoding uncharacterized protein encodes MANDLMIQDKNFTKGFKFDHVWPIMKDIEKFSANASALIPVSKQHVTNLDSSQSDTQEPESPIPGSPTVNSFSINLSSDENAGGTPSQRPLGVKKSKSKKKREENVSELISTMKEGHRELINVLQKRSTDMQQNYDIKLLALQNEQKKLEIRQQQIELAKIQEENKVLYMDLSTIGDPEMRQIVQNERARIMQKRDAERRQHESSAFGKYFGDFGGSRSRSGSDFPNY; translated from the coding sequence ATGGCAAATGATTTAATGATCCAAGATAAAAATTTCACTAAAGGATTCAAGTTTGATCATGTTTGGCCTATAATGAAAGATATAGAGAAATTTTCGGCCAACGCCAGTGCACTGATACCAGTATCCAAACAACATGTCACAAATTTGGATTCATCACAGTCGGATACTCAAGAACCAGAATCTCCAATACCAGGTTCCCCTACAGTAAAttcattttcaattaatttaagcAGTGATGAAAATGCAGGTGGAACTCCGTCTCAACGACCTCTTGGAGTGAAAAAATCCAAATCaaagaaaaaaagagaagaaaatgtttcagaattaatTTCTACGATGAAGGAAGGACATCGCGAGCTTATCAATGTGTTGCAAAAAAGATCTACAGATATGcaacaaaattatgatattaagCTGTTAGCATTGCAAAATGAACAAAAAAAACTAGAAATTCGACAACAACAAATAGAATTGGCTAAAATTCAGGAGGAAAATAAAGTTTTGTATATGGATCTAAGCACAATTGGCGATCCAGAAATGCGTCAAATTGTTCAAAATGAACGAGCAAGAATTATGCAAAAAAGAGATGCAGAACGTCGTCAACATGAGAGCAGCGCATTtggaaaatattttggtgaTTTTGGAGGATCGAGATCTAGATCTGGATCCGATTTTCCAAATTATTga
- the LOC140829863 gene encoding protein LURP-one-related 8-like — protein sequence MLLFLKSSSRTVHHYPDQESRIEVNKYRHSDDIDDNYPAGCCTSLTVWRKSLLFGCNGFTVIGSDGSLVYRVDNYSDNPNQMILMDGSGNPVFTICRRKKLRLIDDNWLVYNGEMGKYCDTSARKPIFCVKKNVHILKTKQSAIAYVYNDGNSSAKGCAYMIEGSYKHRSCRILDESRQVVGEIKRKEASTGGVSFGLEVFILVVNAAFDPGFAMAIVLLLDKMFQ from the exons ATGCTCCTTTTCTTGAAATCTTCATCAAGAACAGTCCACCATTATCCTGATCAAGAATCGAGAATAGAGGTTAACAAATACAGGCACAGTGATGATATTGATGATAATTATCCAGCTGGATGCTGCACATCGCTTACTGTGTGGAGAAAATCACTTCTTTTCGGCTGCAATGGCTTCACTGTAATTGGATCAGATGGGAGTTTAGTGTACAGGGTTGACAATTACTCTGACAACCCTAATCAGATGATTCTCATGGATGGATCAGGCAATCCCGTTTTCACCATTTGTCGTcgcaag AAGCTGAGGCTAATAGATGACAACTGGCTAGTCTACAATGGAGAAATGGGCAAATATTGCGATACATCTGCAAGAAAACCAATCTTTTGTGTGAAGAAAAACGTACACAttctgaaaacaaaacaaagtgCTATTGCATATGTTTATAACGACGGAAACTCTTCTGCTAAGGGATGCGCGTATATGATCGAGGGATCGTACAAGCATCGGTCGTGCAGGATTTTGGATGAATCAAGGCAAGTCGTAGGTGAGATCAAGAGGAAAGAGGCGTCAACAGGAGGCGTATCGTTCGGTCTCGAAGTATTTATCCTCGTGGTGAATGCTGCATTTGATCCTGGATTTGCCATGGCAATTGTATTACTTCTTGATAAAATGTTTCAGTAA
- the LOC140831193 gene encoding endoglucanase 20-like — MTSHLVILFVISLFIGPIASTKPITDPRFRLDARDYKDALSKGILFFEGQRSGKLPSSQRVKWRGDSALSDGELENVNLTGGYYDAGDNVKFGWPMSFSMSLLSWAASEYKNEIASANQLRYLQNVINWGTLFLLRAHTSSTTLYTQVGDGNNDHQCWERPEDMDTTRTLYKISASSPGTEVAADAAAALAAASIVFKEVSPNYSARLLRHAKLLFQFADKYRGSYQKSCPFYCSYSGYQDELLWAAAWLYKASGDNTYLNYVTSNQGWSQTVSEFSWDNKFAGAQTLLAKEFLEGKSNLAKYKDGADSFVCALLPGSSSVQIKTTPGGLLFTRDSSNLQYVTSASMILLAYSNILSAAGVEGVQCGSVHFSNSQIKAFAKSQVDYILGNNPKKMSYMVGFGNKSPSQLHHRGASIPSIHTHPAKVSCNQGYSDWYSSSKPNPNTHIGAIVGGPNSNDEFTDSRSDYSHLEPTTYMNAAFVGSVAALVGGHTDQPWCLNLHANRTKDAVHGEEI; from the exons ATGACTTCTCATTTAGTAATCTTGTTTGTGATATCATTATTTATTGGTCCGATTGCAAGTACAAAACCTATTACAGATCCTAGATTTCGCTTGGATGCTAGAGATTATAAGGATGCTTTGAGCAAAGGGATTTTGTTCTTTGAAGGCCAACGTTCGGGTAAATTGCCGTCGAGCCAACGAGTGAAATGGAGGGGCGATTCGGCTCTATCAGatggagaacttgaaaat GTAAATTTAACTGGAGGATATTATGATGCTGGTGACAATGTGAAGTTCGGGTGGCCAATGTCATTTTCCATGAGTTTGTTGAGTTGGGCTGCTTCCGAATATAAGAATGAGATCGCTTCAGCGAATCAGCTTCGTTACCTCCAAAATGTGATTAATTGGGGAACACTCTTCTTGCTCAGAGCTCACACATCGTCGACCACACTCTACACTCAG GTAGGGGATGGGAACAACGACCATCAGTGTTGGGAGCGGCCCGAAGATATGGACACGACGCGAACACTGTATAAAATCAGCGCTTCTTCTCCCGGAACTGAGGTGGCTGCCGATGCTGCCGCCGCCCTTGCTGCTGCATCCATTGTTTTCAAGGAGGTTTCTCCAAATTATTCCGCCCGACTCCTACGCCACGCAAAATTG TTGTTTCAGTTTGCAGACAAGTATAGAGGATCTTATCAGAAGTCTTGCCCCTTTTACTGTTCATACTCTGGTTACCAG GATGAGTTGCTGTGGGCTGCTGCTTGGCTATATAAAGCAAGTGGAGACAACACATATCTAAATTACGTAACGAGTAATCAGGGATGGAGTCAGACCGTTTCTGAGTTCAGTTGGGATAATAAGTTTGCTGGGGCTCAAACTTTACTAGCCAAG GAATTTCTTGAAGGAAAGTCAAACCTGGCAAAATACAAGGATGGGGCTGATTCATTCGTGTGTGCGTTGTTGCCTGGAAGTAGCTCTGTGCAGATCAAGACAACCCCTG GTGGACTTCTATTTACTAGAGACAGCAGTAACCTACAATATGTGACGAGCGCCTCGATGATACTTCTTGCCTATTCCAACATCTTAAGCGCAGCTGGTGTAGAGGGAGTCCAATGCGGATCGGTCCATTTTTCCAATTCTCAAATCAAAGCCTTTGCAAAATCACAG GTGGACTACATCCTTGGAAATAACCCCAAGAAGATGTCATACATGGTTGGATTTGGCAACAAATCCCCCTCACAATTACACCACAGAGGTGCATCAATTCCCTCAATCCATACACATCCTGCCAAAGTGAGCTGCAACCAGGGGTATTCAGACTGGTATTCATCTTCAAAGCCAAATCCCAACACACATATAGGCGCCATTGTCGGAGGGCCGAATTCGAATGATGAGTTCACAGATTCAAGATCGGATTACTCACATTTAGAGCCCACCACATACATGAATGCAGCTTTTGTCGGATCTGTGGCTGCTTTAGTTGGTGGCCACACTGATCAGCCTTGGTGCTTGAATTTGCATGCTAATAGAACCAAAGATGCGGTCCATGGAGAAGAAATATAA
- the LOC140831194 gene encoding WRKY transcription factor 22-like isoform X2, with amino-acid sequence MAQSAAADMEDWSLQAIVRGSSGDLSKIADMDTCDRYHDDNLFSDFISGGYQSIDHEFFASFPGIFDREMDSRNGLEELYKPFYHVAAQSSFRFQENEQKTGVEDYKRNQESDQSSGNNYAESVCKAVSTPKYKRRKNQHKRVVIQVSADDITSDKWAWRKYGQKPIKGSPYPRSYYRCSSSKGCLARKQVEQSCDDPGMFILTYTAEHSHSLPTRRNSLSGTIRQKFPSSKAPNMPLVKQEKDEEPSSPNSTKTHTHFSSTDEDFHPRIKQEGKIIMADINDADDFNMSDDLILNGEFFSGLEDFDDFVSELGNSHTSSPQFPKLR; translated from the exons ATGGCTCAATCTGCAGCAGCTGATATGGAAGATTGGAGTTTGCAAGCAATAGTTCGAGGATCAAGTGGTGATTTGTCAAAGATTGCGGATATGGATACATGTGATCGTTATCATGATGACAATTTGTTTTCGGACTTCATTTCCGGTGGTTATCAGTCCATAGATCATGAGTTTTTTGCTAGTTTTCCTGGAATTTTCGATAGGGAAATGGATTCGAGGAATGGATTAGAGGAGCTTTACAAGCCATTTTACCATGTTGCAGCACAGAGTTCTTTTCGATTTCAAGAAAATGAGCAGAAAACTGGTGTGGAGGACTATAAGAGAAATCAAGAATCTGATCAATCATCAGGGAATAATTATGCTGAAAGCGTTTGTAAAGCTGTTTCTACCCCAAAATACAAGAGAAG GAAGAATCAGCATAAACGAGTGGTGATTCAAGTTTCTGCAGATGATATTACTTCTGATAAGTGGGCTTGGCGCAAGTATGGCCAAAAACCTATCAAGGGTTCACCATATCCAAG GAGCTATTATAGGTGTAGCAGCTCAAAGGGCTGTTTGGCACGGAAACAAGTGGAGCAAAGCTGTGATGATCCTGGAATGTTTATCTTAACCTACACTGCAGAGCACAGCCACAGCTTGCCTACTCGGAGAAACTCCTTATCCGGTACAATCCGGCAAAAATTTCCATCTTCAAAAGCACCAAACATGCCTCTTGTCAAGCAAGAAAAAGACGAGGAACCAAGCAGCCCCAATTCGACAAAAACCCATACACATTTTTCGTCAACTGACGAAGATTTTCATCCAAGAATTAAACAAGAGGGAAAAATAATAATGGCTGATATAAATGATGCTGATGATTTCAACATGTCCGATGATTTGATACTGAACGGTGAATTCTTTTCGGGTTTGGAAGACTTTGATGATTTTGTTTCAGAACTGGGCAATTCACATACATCTTCTCCACAGTTTCCG AAACTTAGGTAG
- the LOC140831194 gene encoding WRKY transcription factor 22-like isoform X1: protein MAQSAAADMEDWSLQAIVRGSSGDLSKIADMDTCDRYHDDNLFSDFISGGYQSIDHEFFASFPGIFDREMDSRNGLEELYKPFYHVAAQSSFRFQENEQKTGVEDYKRNQESDQSSGNNYAESVCKAVSTPKYKRRKNQHKRVVIQVSADDITSDKWAWRKYGQKPIKGSPYPRSYYRCSSSKGCLARKQVEQSCDDPGMFILTYTAEHSHSLPTRRNSLSGTIRQKFPSSKAPNMPLVKQEKDEEPSSPNSTKTHTHFSSTDEDFHPRIKQEGKIIMADINDADDFNMSDDLILNGEFFSGLEDFDDFVSELGNSHTSSPQFPVRSCS from the exons ATGGCTCAATCTGCAGCAGCTGATATGGAAGATTGGAGTTTGCAAGCAATAGTTCGAGGATCAAGTGGTGATTTGTCAAAGATTGCGGATATGGATACATGTGATCGTTATCATGATGACAATTTGTTTTCGGACTTCATTTCCGGTGGTTATCAGTCCATAGATCATGAGTTTTTTGCTAGTTTTCCTGGAATTTTCGATAGGGAAATGGATTCGAGGAATGGATTAGAGGAGCTTTACAAGCCATTTTACCATGTTGCAGCACAGAGTTCTTTTCGATTTCAAGAAAATGAGCAGAAAACTGGTGTGGAGGACTATAAGAGAAATCAAGAATCTGATCAATCATCAGGGAATAATTATGCTGAAAGCGTTTGTAAAGCTGTTTCTACCCCAAAATACAAGAGAAG GAAGAATCAGCATAAACGAGTGGTGATTCAAGTTTCTGCAGATGATATTACTTCTGATAAGTGGGCTTGGCGCAAGTATGGCCAAAAACCTATCAAGGGTTCACCATATCCAAG GAGCTATTATAGGTGTAGCAGCTCAAAGGGCTGTTTGGCACGGAAACAAGTGGAGCAAAGCTGTGATGATCCTGGAATGTTTATCTTAACCTACACTGCAGAGCACAGCCACAGCTTGCCTACTCGGAGAAACTCCTTATCCGGTACAATCCGGCAAAAATTTCCATCTTCAAAAGCACCAAACATGCCTCTTGTCAAGCAAGAAAAAGACGAGGAACCAAGCAGCCCCAATTCGACAAAAACCCATACACATTTTTCGTCAACTGACGAAGATTTTCATCCAAGAATTAAACAAGAGGGAAAAATAATAATGGCTGATATAAATGATGCTGATGATTTCAACATGTCCGATGATTTGATACTGAACGGTGAATTCTTTTCGGGTTTGGAAGACTTTGATGATTTTGTTTCAGAACTGGGCAATTCACATACATCTTCTCCACAGTTTCCGGTAAGATCATGTAGCTGA